From one Streptomyces sp. Q6 genomic stretch:
- a CDS encoding DUF4232 domain-containing protein produces MTRTRSTARTTVLATAVAVLGLALTACNGADTDGATKDEGAASPAAASATASTGTDSGTTTSTSGGGSDSKASPASNSSKGGGSAASAPECKVTSLRYTLERKNPEQQGDHLLIKAVNTSGAACTVQKFPVVTPGDANGDVPVAKDDEQPAQPLLVAAGATVYSALPVYQEVKAEDDYFTSLRLSLVMNDADASGASVTLKTPGEVEYAGKRADGIEVLSWNSRMPYAG; encoded by the coding sequence GTGACCCGCACGCGCAGCACCGCCCGCACCACCGTCCTCGCCACCGCCGTCGCCGTGCTCGGCCTCGCCCTGACCGCCTGCAACGGCGCCGACACCGACGGCGCCACCAAGGACGAGGGCGCCGCCTCCCCGGCCGCGGCGAGCGCGACCGCGAGCACCGGTACCGACAGCGGCACCACCACCAGCACCAGCGGCGGCGGCAGCGACAGCAAGGCGTCGCCCGCCTCGAACTCCTCGAAGGGCGGCGGCAGCGCCGCGTCCGCCCCCGAGTGCAAGGTCACCTCGCTCCGCTACACCCTGGAGCGCAAGAACCCCGAGCAGCAGGGCGACCACCTGCTGATCAAGGCCGTCAACACGTCCGGCGCCGCCTGCACCGTGCAGAAGTTCCCGGTCGTCACCCCCGGCGACGCCAACGGCGACGTCCCGGTGGCCAAGGACGACGAGCAGCCCGCGCAGCCGCTGCTCGTCGCGGCCGGTGCCACGGTCTACTCGGCGCTGCCCGTCTACCAGGAGGTCAAGGCCGAGGACGACTACTTCACGTCGCTGCGCCTGTCCCTGGTCATGAACGACGCCGACGCCTCGGGCGCGTCCGTCACGCTGAAGACGCCCGGCGAGGTCGAGTACGCGGGCAAGCGCGCCGACGGCATCGAGGTCCTGTCGTGGAACTCCCGTATGCCGTACGCCGGCTGA
- a CDS encoding LURP-one-related/scramblase family protein, with the protein MRYEVRERLFAVGEDYWIEDENGRKAFLVDGKAMRLRDTFELKGPDGRVLIDIHEKMLSLRDTMVIERGDEPLAKVKRKRLSLLRNHYRVELADGSTELDVSGKILDREFAVEYEGELLAEISRRWLRVRDTYGVNVVRDDADPALLIAVAVCVIHLAEKDRGVID; encoded by the coding sequence ATGCGCTACGAAGTTCGAGAACGACTCTTCGCCGTGGGCGAGGACTACTGGATCGAGGACGAGAACGGCCGCAAGGCGTTCCTCGTCGACGGCAAGGCGATGCGCCTTCGGGACACCTTCGAGCTGAAGGGGCCCGACGGCCGCGTCCTCATCGACATCCACGAGAAAATGCTCTCCCTGCGCGACACGATGGTGATCGAGCGCGGGGACGAGCCGCTGGCCAAGGTGAAACGCAAGCGCCTGTCGCTGCTGCGCAACCACTACCGGGTCGAACTCGCCGACGGCAGCACGGAACTCGACGTCAGCGGAAAGATCCTGGACCGCGAGTTCGCCGTCGAGTACGAGGGCGAACTCCTCGCCGAGATCTCCCGGCGCTGGCTGCGGGTGCGCGACACGTACGGCGTGAACGTGGTCCGCGACGACGCCGACCCGGCGCTGCTCATCGCGGTGGCGGTATGCGTGATCCACCTGGCCGAGAAGGACAGAGGAGTCATCGACTGA
- a CDS encoding carbon-nitrogen family hydrolase has product MRASLIQIAVNEDESVDARRERVSSLVRDQAGSADLVVLPELWTTGAFAYELFAAEAEPLEGPTFEAMAKAARDAGVWLHAGSIPERDPDGPLYNTALVFSPEGELAATYRKIHRFGFDKGEAVLMSAGRELVTVRLPETVVGLSTCYDLRFPELYRGLVDRGAETLIVSAGWPERRRSHWTLLAQARAVENQAYVVACAGAGTHAGVPQAGHSIVVDPWGEVLAEAGAGEEVLRVSFDPGRVGVTREQFPALKDRLLGMDVPRRS; this is encoded by the coding sequence GTGCGCGCCTCCCTCATCCAGATCGCAGTAAACGAGGACGAATCGGTCGACGCGCGGCGTGAGCGCGTCAGTTCACTGGTACGGGATCAGGCCGGGTCCGCGGACCTCGTCGTGCTGCCGGAGCTGTGGACGACCGGGGCGTTCGCCTACGAGTTGTTCGCGGCGGAGGCCGAGCCGCTGGAGGGACCGACGTTCGAGGCGATGGCGAAGGCCGCGCGGGACGCCGGGGTGTGGCTGCACGCCGGATCGATCCCGGAACGCGACCCGGACGGGCCGCTCTACAACACCGCGCTGGTCTTCTCGCCCGAGGGCGAACTCGCCGCCACCTACCGCAAGATCCACCGGTTCGGCTTCGACAAGGGTGAGGCCGTGCTGATGAGCGCGGGGCGTGAGCTGGTCACGGTACGGCTGCCGGAGACGGTCGTCGGCCTGAGCACCTGCTACGACCTGCGGTTCCCCGAGCTGTACCGGGGGCTGGTCGACCGGGGGGCCGAGACGCTGATCGTGTCGGCCGGGTGGCCGGAGCGGCGGCGGTCGCACTGGACGCTGCTCGCGCAGGCGCGGGCCGTCGAGAACCAGGCGTACGTGGTGGCGTGTGCGGGGGCCGGGACGCACGCGGGGGTGCCGCAGGCGGGGCACAGCATCGTGGTGGATCCGTGGGGAGAGGTGCTCGCGGAGGCGGGGGCCGGGGAGGAAGTGCTGCGGGTGTCGTTCGATCCGGGGCGGGTCGGGGTGACGCGGGAGCAGTTCCCGGCGCTGAAGGACCGGTTGCTGGGGATGGATGTGCCGCGGCGTTCTTGA
- a CDS encoding cupin domain-containing protein, translating into MEPVALDAVLKTFDAMWSPRIVTTVNDYDVRLAKAEGEHVWHVHEDTDEFFLVVEGELTIHLREPAGERAVVLPRGCVFTVPRGTWHKPHAAPGTAILLLEPTGTSSTGDAHDPVPERVDSTTGHVWRA; encoded by the coding sequence ATGGAACCTGTTGCGCTCGACGCGGTCCTGAAGACCTTCGACGCGATGTGGAGCCCCCGCATCGTCACCACCGTCAACGACTACGACGTCCGCCTCGCCAAGGCCGAGGGCGAGCACGTCTGGCACGTCCACGAGGACACCGACGAGTTCTTCCTCGTCGTCGAGGGCGAGCTCACGATCCATCTGCGGGAGCCGGCCGGTGAGCGCGCGGTGGTCCTGCCGCGCGGCTGCGTCTTCACCGTCCCCCGCGGCACCTGGCACAAGCCGCACGCGGCCCCCGGCACCGCGATCCTCCTCCTGGAGCCCACCGGCACGTCGTCGACGGGCGACGCCCACGACCCCGTGCCGGAGCGGGTGGACTCGACGACGGGGCACGTGTGGCGGGCCTGA
- a CDS encoding SGNH/GDSL hydrolase family protein — translation MRHRRPRRLLALALATAPLLLGAQPAGADAAPRYQEYVALGDSWSADVTPVGIRTDQAPSGCAQSGWNYPRQVAKALKTVRFKDATCGAATSAHLRTAQDVTYVPGLLDGVNEPQLKRVSKSTDLVTFGFGGNDIGLAGAALGCFNLLPPLEPLAALKLPAPLGKDCRSGWVRPDGTDLMTRRIAEAEPQLVRAIEDVRGAAADDATVLVVDYLAGVPVDHGCYPSVQAHDGDLMWLGEKLKELNAMLRSAAKEAGAGFVDTYSGSVGHDVCQGPGARWVEGFVPLSSEPPFLAVPLHPNRLGADHQARSVLNTLRT, via the coding sequence GTGAGACACCGCCGTCCCCGCCGCCTGCTCGCCCTCGCCCTGGCCACCGCGCCCCTGCTCCTCGGCGCGCAGCCGGCGGGCGCGGACGCGGCGCCCCGCTACCAGGAGTACGTCGCGCTCGGCGACTCGTGGAGCGCCGACGTCACACCCGTGGGCATCCGGACCGACCAGGCGCCCAGCGGCTGCGCCCAGTCCGGCTGGAACTACCCGCGGCAGGTCGCGAAGGCCCTGAAGACGGTGCGCTTCAAGGACGCCACCTGCGGCGCCGCGACCTCCGCGCACCTGCGGACCGCGCAGGACGTCACGTACGTACCCGGTCTGCTCGACGGCGTGAACGAGCCGCAGCTGAAGCGGGTCTCGAAGAGCACCGACCTCGTCACCTTCGGGTTCGGCGGCAACGACATCGGGCTCGCGGGCGCCGCCCTCGGCTGCTTCAACCTGCTGCCGCCCCTGGAACCGCTCGCCGCCCTGAAGCTGCCCGCGCCGCTCGGCAAGGACTGCAGGTCCGGCTGGGTGCGGCCCGACGGCACCGATCTGATGACCCGGCGGATCGCCGAGGCCGAACCCCAGCTCGTACGGGCCATCGAGGACGTGCGGGGCGCGGCCGCCGACGACGCGACGGTGCTCGTCGTCGACTACCTGGCCGGTGTCCCCGTCGACCACGGCTGCTACCCGTCCGTGCAGGCCCACGACGGCGACCTGATGTGGCTCGGCGAGAAGCTCAAGGAGCTGAACGCGATGCTGCGTTCGGCCGCGAAGGAGGCGGGCGCCGGCTTCGTCGACACGTACAGCGGCAGCGTCGGGCACGACGTGTGCCAGGGGCCGGGCGCCCGGTGGGTCGAGGGGTTCGTGCCGCTGAGCTCCGAGCCGCCGTTCCTCGCCGTACCGCTGCACCCGAACCGGCTCGGCGCCGACCACCAGGCGCGCTCCGTGCTCAACACCCTGCGGACATAG
- a CDS encoding FG-GAP-like repeat-containing protein: MAQARTRMAASLAAAVLVGSGLTALSLAPAQAATAGRADAVDDFNGDGYADLVSAAPGGTVSGQAAAGYVAVTYGSAQGIAPTRKKLLSRSTTGIPGAATAKQSFGQYVTKGDLDGDGYSDLVIGSRAATAGSVVVWGSATGLTGGTAIPTYGRSPQAGDFDGDGKTDLALFAGITAFGDDPVDQQAALFKGPLSRAGVPAAKGDFIDRSQWWGYGAEDASCAATDECVDGPHSLAGPAVGKSVGDINGDGRDDLAIYSYGGDGTNANSVLYGGASGFKKGFAFGAHGSLAVGDVNGDGYDDVVSADGDGSDGDESGAVTVALGAADGLSRERVQVFDQSLPGFYGAQEEGDRLGSCVAVADITGDGKAEVALGIAGEDFGGKTDAGSFALLHGTATGLTGTGSQVLNQNTAGVPGVAETGDRFGADCALLDLNGDGRRDLAVSATAENASEGAVWTFPATATGITATGSVAVNPHDLAAPATKALLGSPLR; the protein is encoded by the coding sequence ATGGCTCAGGCACGAACCCGGATGGCCGCGTCGCTGGCCGCCGCCGTCCTCGTCGGCAGCGGCCTCACCGCCCTGTCGCTCGCGCCGGCCCAGGCCGCCACCGCGGGCAGGGCGGACGCGGTGGACGACTTCAACGGCGACGGCTACGCCGACCTCGTCTCCGCCGCACCCGGCGGCACCGTCTCCGGCCAGGCCGCCGCCGGCTATGTCGCGGTGACCTACGGCTCCGCGCAGGGCATCGCCCCGACCCGCAAGAAGCTGCTGTCCCGCTCCACGACCGGCATCCCCGGCGCGGCCACCGCCAAGCAGTCGTTCGGCCAGTACGTCACCAAGGGCGACCTGGACGGCGACGGCTACAGCGACCTCGTCATCGGCTCCCGGGCCGCCACCGCGGGCAGCGTCGTCGTGTGGGGCTCGGCGACCGGGCTCACCGGCGGCACCGCGATCCCCACGTACGGGCGCTCGCCGCAGGCCGGCGACTTCGACGGCGACGGGAAGACCGACCTCGCCCTGTTCGCGGGCATCACCGCGTTCGGCGACGACCCGGTCGACCAGCAGGCCGCCCTGTTCAAGGGCCCCCTCTCGCGCGCCGGAGTGCCCGCCGCCAAGGGCGACTTCATCGACAGGTCCCAGTGGTGGGGCTACGGCGCCGAGGACGCGTCCTGCGCCGCCACCGACGAGTGCGTCGACGGCCCGCACTCCCTCGCGGGTCCCGCCGTCGGCAAGTCCGTCGGTGACATCAACGGCGACGGCCGCGACGACCTCGCCATCTACTCGTACGGCGGCGACGGAACGAACGCGAACTCCGTGCTGTACGGCGGTGCCTCGGGCTTCAAGAAGGGCTTCGCGTTCGGCGCCCACGGTTCCCTCGCGGTCGGCGACGTGAACGGCGACGGCTACGACGACGTGGTCAGCGCCGACGGCGACGGCTCCGACGGCGACGAGTCGGGCGCGGTGACCGTCGCCCTCGGCGCGGCCGACGGACTGTCCCGCGAGCGCGTCCAGGTCTTCGACCAGTCGCTGCCCGGCTTCTACGGCGCCCAGGAGGAAGGCGACCGGCTCGGCTCGTGCGTCGCCGTCGCCGACATCACCGGCGACGGGAAGGCGGAGGTCGCGCTCGGCATCGCGGGCGAGGACTTCGGCGGCAAGACCGACGCGGGCAGCTTCGCGCTGCTGCACGGCACCGCGACCGGGCTCACCGGCACCGGCTCGCAGGTCCTCAACCAGAACACGGCGGGCGTCCCCGGGGTCGCCGAGACCGGCGACAGGTTCGGCGCGGACTGCGCGCTGCTCGACCTGAACGGCGACGGCCGGCGCGACCTGGCCGTCTCCGCCACCGCGGAGAACGCCTCCGAGGGCGCCGTCTGGACCTTCCCCGCCACCGCCACCGGCATCACCGCCACCGGCTCCGTCGCCGTGAACCCGCACGATCTGGCCGCTCCGGCCACCAAGGCGCTGCTGGGCAGCCCGCTGCGCTGA
- a CDS encoding DUF6458 family protein has product MSMGGCIILIAVGAILAFATDWHMESVNLDLVGWILMIVGLIGLFVFRSVGRRRRTVVPPAQTTVVEEERDRRF; this is encoded by the coding sequence ATGAGCATGGGGGGTTGCATCATTCTGATCGCCGTGGGGGCGATCCTGGCGTTCGCGACCGACTGGCACATGGAGAGCGTGAATCTCGATCTGGTCGGCTGGATCCTGATGATCGTCGGCCTGATCGGCCTCTTCGTGTTCCGCAGCGTCGGACGGCGGCGCCGCACCGTCGTCCCGCCGGCGCAGACGACCGTCGTGGAAGAGGAGCGGGACCGCCGTTTCTGA
- a CDS encoding maleylpyruvate isomerase family mycothiol-dependent enzyme, with translation MSLHPSLQTYADAWTHSVEAISELVTPLAEGEWSRATPCPGWSVRDIVSHVIGADCEMLGDPRPIHTLPRDLYHVQTETQRYHEVQVDVRRHHTAPEMVSELEYTIIRRSRQIRNETRAPSALVRGPRAVEETLEFAMRRRAFDIWVHEQDLRRALGKPGNLDAPGAYVTRDMLLAVLPKVVAKDAGAPANSAVVFDIHGPVEFLRTVRVDADGKGTIDGAPSLGPAATLATDWETYVRLSCGRVTPEAVADHIKIEGDTDLAAAILRSMAVTP, from the coding sequence GTGAGTCTCCACCCCAGCCTTCAGACCTACGCCGACGCCTGGACCCACTCCGTGGAAGCGATATCCGAGCTGGTCACGCCGCTCGCTGAGGGTGAGTGGAGCCGCGCGACCCCGTGCCCGGGCTGGTCGGTCCGCGACATCGTGTCCCATGTCATCGGCGCGGACTGCGAGATGCTCGGCGACCCCCGCCCGATCCACACGCTGCCCCGCGACCTCTACCACGTACAGACCGAGACGCAGCGGTACCACGAGGTGCAGGTCGACGTCCGCCGCCACCACACGGCGCCGGAGATGGTCTCCGAGCTGGAGTACACGATCATCCGCCGCTCGCGGCAGATCAGGAACGAGACGCGGGCCCCCTCCGCCCTCGTGCGCGGGCCGCGCGCCGTCGAGGAGACCCTCGAATTCGCCATGCGCAGGCGGGCGTTCGACATCTGGGTGCACGAGCAGGACCTGCGCCGGGCCCTCGGCAAGCCGGGCAACCTGGACGCGCCGGGCGCGTACGTCACCCGCGACATGCTGCTCGCGGTGCTCCCGAAGGTCGTCGCGAAGGACGCGGGCGCCCCGGCCAACTCGGCGGTCGTCTTCGACATCCACGGCCCGGTCGAGTTCCTGCGCACGGTCCGCGTCGACGCGGACGGCAAGGGCACGATCGACGGCGCCCCCTCCCTCGGCCCGGCGGCGACGCTGGCCACGGACTGGGAGACGTACGTCCGGCTCTCCTGCGGCCGCGTCACCCCCGAGGCGGTGGCCGACCACATCAAGATCGAGGGCGACACGGACCTGGCGGCGGCGATCCTGCGCTCGATGGCGGTCACCCCGTAA
- a CDS encoding AfsR/SARP family transcriptional regulator, with the protein MAGGPARAGQDRGTGACVPAAGPARAGRGRRVGRAARDARRRVRPGDARVAARRAPLRGTRPARPRPALPEDAASLLREALTLWRGPALVGVATAGPLRAAAAGLEEARLSAVEQLARAYGESGSHVRAAALLHTEAVAHPMREPLAAALMRALYRSGRQSDAIDQYHRTRTLLAEELGVDPGPALREAYAEILAGADPQDRPASAPPAVVTPDVTGPEAPVVRPEPGDAARPDLLPRAPRGFVGRARELAALDEAACREQAVVVLTGPAGVGKTAAALHWAHTVQGRYDGVLFADLRGFSDGDGAPQTADVLREFLIALGVPARELPETQGALAAAYRARTERRGHLVVLDDARTADQVRPLLPAGPGSAALVTSRLRLEGLAVSELARTVGIDVLDGRASTALLAAATGAGDRLAAEPDAAARLAALCDGLPLALRVVAARVNARPGRTLSDHADDLADEQRRLGLLDAGDTGVAAALRLTLRALPADARLLFEHLGAVPGPEFDRYAAAALTALPPADAAAALSRLADAHLVTERAPGRYAMHDLVRLYARGLCPDAAAPAAERPAPPEPLVRLLDHYLHTALRAAAAAEPDDRPCCVPPSDVRPDLGGPAPADRASALAWYAAERENLAAAAVAAHDAGLDDRAWRLVVLQWPYIVGYVRDGWAPLLATGLAAAVRLDDPDAESRIRALFGWVLTEEGRLGEALDHLELAPPLAARAGDSSSEATALVNLAIAMDRGGACGTESLAHVARAVALARADGDVLTELLALEHQARQLASRADHHGVLACTERGLSLPGAAADEGLAPLRQILLRVSRGAALHALGDAEAARACLRRAHEDALERGFERGVREAKAQLARGDSGTATGR; encoded by the coding sequence GTGGCCGGAGGGCCCGCCCGCGCGGGCCAGGACCGTGGCACAGGGGCATGTGTCCCGGCTGCGGGCCCTGCTCGCGCAGGGCGGGGCCGACGAGTGGGACGTGCGGCTCGTGACGCGCGGCGACGCGTACGTCCTGGAGATGCCCGAGTCGCTGCTCGACGCGCACCGCTTCGAGGAACTCGTCCGGCTCGCCCACGACCAGCGCTCCCCGAGGACGCGGCGTCCCTGCTGCGGGAGGCGCTCACGCTGTGGCGCGGGCCCGCCCTGGTCGGCGTCGCCACCGCCGGGCCGCTGCGGGCGGCCGCGGCCGGCCTGGAGGAGGCCCGGCTGTCGGCGGTGGAGCAACTGGCCCGCGCGTACGGGGAGTCCGGCAGCCATGTGCGGGCCGCCGCCCTGCTGCACACGGAAGCCGTCGCGCACCCCATGCGGGAGCCCCTCGCCGCCGCGCTGATGCGGGCCCTGTACCGCTCGGGCCGGCAGTCCGACGCCATCGACCAGTACCACCGCACCCGCACCCTGCTCGCGGAGGAGCTCGGCGTCGACCCGGGGCCCGCGCTGCGGGAGGCGTACGCGGAGATCCTGGCCGGCGCGGACCCGCAGGACCGCCCCGCGTCGGCGCCGCCCGCCGTCGTCACGCCCGACGTCACCGGCCCCGAGGCACCCGTCGTCCGCCCGGAGCCGGGCGACGCGGCCCGCCCCGATCTGCTGCCGCGGGCACCGCGCGGATTCGTGGGCCGCGCACGGGAGCTGGCCGCGCTGGACGAGGCCGCGTGCCGCGAGCAGGCCGTCGTCGTCCTCACCGGCCCCGCCGGGGTCGGCAAGACCGCCGCCGCCCTGCACTGGGCCCACACCGTCCAGGGCCGCTACGACGGCGTCCTCTTCGCCGACCTGCGCGGCTTCAGCGACGGCGACGGTGCCCCGCAGACCGCCGACGTGCTGCGCGAGTTCCTCATCGCGCTCGGGGTCCCGGCCCGCGAACTCCCCGAGACGCAGGGCGCGTTGGCCGCCGCGTACCGGGCGCGCACCGAGCGCCGCGGCCACCTCGTCGTCCTCGACGACGCCCGCACCGCCGACCAGGTCCGCCCGCTGCTCCCGGCGGGGCCCGGCAGCGCGGCCCTGGTCACCTCGCGGTTGCGCCTGGAGGGACTCGCGGTCAGCGAACTCGCCCGCACCGTCGGCATCGACGTCCTCGACGGCCGCGCGTCCACCGCCCTGCTGGCCGCCGCCACCGGCGCCGGGGACCGGCTCGCCGCCGAACCGGACGCCGCGGCCCGGCTGGCCGCGCTCTGCGACGGACTGCCGCTCGCGCTGCGCGTCGTCGCGGCCCGGGTCAACGCCCGGCCCGGCCGCACCCTGTCCGACCACGCCGACGACCTGGCCGACGAGCAGCGCAGGCTGGGGCTGCTCGACGCCGGCGACACCGGGGTCGCGGCAGCGCTCCGGCTCACCCTGCGCGCCCTGCCCGCCGACGCCCGCCTGCTCTTCGAGCACCTCGGCGCCGTGCCGGGGCCCGAGTTCGACCGGTACGCGGCCGCCGCCCTCACCGCGCTGCCGCCCGCCGACGCGGCCGCCGCCCTGTCCCGGCTCGCGGACGCCCACCTGGTCACCGAGCGGGCACCGGGCCGGTACGCGATGCACGATCTCGTCCGGCTCTACGCGCGCGGCCTGTGCCCGGACGCGGCCGCCCCGGCCGCCGAACGGCCCGCGCCACCCGAGCCGTTGGTCCGCCTCCTCGACCACTACCTGCACACCGCGCTGCGGGCCGCCGCCGCGGCCGAGCCCGACGACCGGCCCTGCTGCGTGCCGCCGTCCGACGTGCGGCCGGACCTCGGCGGGCCCGCTCCGGCCGACCGGGCGAGCGCCCTGGCCTGGTACGCGGCCGAGCGCGAGAACCTCGCTGCGGCCGCCGTCGCCGCCCACGACGCGGGGCTCGACGACCGGGCCTGGCGACTCGTGGTGCTCCAGTGGCCGTACATCGTCGGGTACGTGCGCGACGGCTGGGCGCCCCTGCTGGCCACGGGCCTCGCGGCCGCCGTCCGGCTCGACGACCCGGACGCCGAGTCACGGATCCGCGCCCTGTTCGGCTGGGTGCTCACCGAGGAGGGGCGGCTCGGCGAGGCCCTCGACCACCTCGAACTCGCGCCGCCGCTCGCCGCCCGCGCGGGCGACTCGTCCAGCGAGGCGACGGCCCTGGTCAATCTGGCCATCGCCATGGACCGGGGCGGCGCGTGCGGCACCGAGTCGCTGGCCCATGTGGCGCGTGCCGTCGCGCTCGCCCGCGCCGACGGCGACGTCCTGACCGAACTCCTCGCCCTGGAGCACCAGGCACGCCAGCTCGCCTCCCGCGCCGACCACCACGGCGTACTGGCCTGCACGGAGCGGGGTCTGTCGCTGCCCGGCGCGGCCGCCGACGAGGGTCTCGCCCCGCTGCGCCAGATCCTGCTGCGCGTCTCGCGGGGCGCCGCCCTGCACGCGCTGGGCGACGCCGAAGCGGCTCGCGCGTGCCTGCGCCGGGCGCACGAGGACGCCCTGGAGCGGGGTTTCGAGCGGGGGGTGCGCGAGGCGAAAGCCCAGCTCGCACGGGGCGACAGCGGAACGGCGACGGGGCGTTAG
- a CDS encoding MFS transporter, producing MSSTASSSAVRLPGDPPGGRRAVAVWSIGVAVYFVAVIFRTSLGVAGLDAVERFHINASALSTFSILQLLVYAGMQIPVGLMVDRLGTKRVLTFGVVLFTVGQLGFAFSSSYGMALASRALLGCGDAMTFISVLRLGTRWFPARRGPLVAQLAGLVGMAGNLISTLVLARLLHGVGWEAAFAGSALLGVLVLVLMLLFLKDHPEGHEPPPVPAAHKGAAFVRAQIAASWREPGTRLGLWVHFTTQFPAMVFLLLWGLPFLVEAQGLSRGTAGELLTLVVLSNMVVGLIYGQIVARHHRARLPLALGTVGATAVVWATPIVWPGRSPMWLLLVMCVVLGACGPASMLGFDFARPANPPERQGTGSGIVNMGGFVASMTTLLAVGVLLDATGDNYRVAFSVVFVLQALGVSQILRLRGRAARVERERLVASRVASVHVPV from the coding sequence ATGAGTTCCACCGCCTCGTCCTCCGCCGTGCGGCTGCCCGGCGATCCGCCTGGCGGCCGCCGGGCCGTCGCCGTGTGGTCGATCGGCGTCGCCGTCTACTTCGTCGCGGTCATCTTCCGCACCTCGCTCGGTGTCGCGGGCCTCGACGCCGTCGAGCGGTTCCACATCAACGCCTCGGCGCTGTCCACGTTCTCGATCCTCCAGCTGCTCGTGTACGCGGGCATGCAGATACCCGTCGGCCTGATGGTCGACCGGCTCGGCACGAAGCGCGTCCTCACCTTCGGTGTGGTCCTGTTCACCGTCGGACAGCTGGGCTTCGCGTTCTCCTCGTCGTACGGGATGGCGCTCGCCTCGCGCGCGCTGCTCGGCTGCGGCGACGCCATGACGTTCATCAGCGTGCTGCGGCTCGGCACGCGCTGGTTCCCCGCGCGGCGCGGGCCGCTGGTCGCGCAGCTGGCCGGGCTCGTCGGCATGGCCGGCAACCTGATCTCGACGCTGGTGCTGGCGCGGCTGCTGCACGGCGTCGGCTGGGAGGCCGCGTTCGCGGGCAGCGCGCTGCTCGGCGTCCTCGTCCTCGTCCTGATGCTGCTGTTCCTGAAGGACCACCCCGAGGGGCACGAGCCGCCGCCGGTACCGGCCGCGCACAAGGGGGCCGCGTTCGTGCGGGCGCAGATCGCGGCGTCCTGGCGGGAGCCCGGGACGCGGCTCGGACTGTGGGTGCACTTCACGACGCAGTTCCCGGCGATGGTGTTCCTGCTCCTGTGGGGCCTGCCGTTCCTCGTGGAGGCGCAGGGCCTGTCGCGGGGGACCGCGGGCGAGCTGCTGACGCTGGTCGTGCTCTCCAACATGGTCGTGGGCCTGATCTACGGGCAGATCGTGGCGCGGCACCACAGGGCGCGGCTCCCGCTGGCGCTCGGCACCGTCGGGGCGACCGCCGTGGTGTGGGCGACGCCGATCGTCTGGCCGGGCCGGTCGCCGATGTGGCTGCTCCTGGTGATGTGCGTGGTGCTGGGGGCGTGCGGCCCCGCGTCGATGCTGGGCTTCGATTTCGCGCGGCCCGCGAATCCGCCGGAGCGCCAGGGCACGGGCTCCGGGATCGTGAACATGGGCGGGTTCGTCGCCTCGATGACGACACTGCTCGCGGTGGGCGTGCTGCTCGACGCCACCGGCGACAACTACCGCGTGGCCTTCTCGGTGGTGTTCGTGCTCCAGGCGCTCGGGGTGAGCCAGATCCTGCGGCTGCGCGGGCGGGCGGCCCGGGTGGAACGGGAGCGGCTCGTCGCGTCGCGGGTGGCGTCCGTGCACGTGCCTGTCTGA